The following are encoded in a window of Vigna unguiculata cultivar IT97K-499-35 chromosome 8, ASM411807v1, whole genome shotgun sequence genomic DNA:
- the LOC114193143 gene encoding phosphoribosylaminoimidazole-succinocarboxamide synthase, chloroplastic, producing the protein MGDFTVALNPPKTFGAEILSPINRTSAAARGRVTKIAFKPHGFRAIRASVMPREGQQQPSLGDSLVNSPHRNDVVDVIRRSGLSNCLSETNLHNTVPGLVSKTRGKVRDIYDAGDYLVLVTTDRQSAFDRILASIPFKGQVLNETSLWWFERTKQIVPNAVVSAPDKNVTIAKKCSVFPVEFVARGFVTGSTDTSLWTVYNKGSRNYCGNVLPDGMVKNQKLSENILTPTTKAADHDVPVTPDEIIERGLMTRSDYEAVSEKALSLFEYGQQVASEHGLILVDTKYEFGKANDGSIMLIDEVHTPDSSRYWIANSYLERFQNGLEPENIDKEFLRLWFKSHCNPYEDEVLPDAPEDLVCELSWRYIFLYETITNSKFEMPLTEEPIHDRISRNVASALSSLK; encoded by the exons ATGGGCGATTTTACGGTTGCGTTAAACCCTCCCAAAACCTTCGGTGCCGAGATTCTATCACCCATCAATCGCACTTCTGCGGCGGCGCGTGGGCGCGTAACCAAAATCGCTTTCAAACCGCACGGATTTCGAGCAATCCGCGCCTCGGTGATGCCGAGAGAAGGCCAGCAACAACCGTCTCTGGGAGACTCTCTCGTGAACAGTCCTCACAGAAACGACGTCGTTGATGTTATCAGAAGGAGCGGACTCTCTAACTGCCTCTCCGAAACTAATCTCCATAACACCGTTCCCGGTCTCGTGTCCAAAACCCGCGGCAAA GTTCGAGATATTTACGACGCCGGGGATTACCTTGTTTTGGTGACCACTGATCGGCAGAGTGCGTTTGATAGGATTCTTGCTTCCATTCCTTTCAAAGGCCAG GTTTTGAATGAAACAAGTTTGTGGTGGTTTGAAAGAACTAAGCAGATAGTTCCTAATGCAGTTGTATCGGCTCCGGATAAAAATGTTACAATAGCTAAGAAATGCTCAGTTTTCCCTGTTGAGTTTGTTG CAAGAGGATTTGTAACTGGAAGTACTGATACATCTCTATGGACAGTCTACAACAAGGGTTCTCGGAACTATTGTGGAAATGTCCTCCCAGATG GAATGGTAAAAAATCAGAAGTTGTCTGAAAATATACTCACTCCTACAACCAAAGCTGCAGATCATGATGTTCCAGTCACTCCAGATGAG ATTATAGAAAGGGGACTGATGACTCGATCTGATTATGAAGCAGTGAGTGAAAAAGCATTATCCTTGTTTGAATATGGACAG CAAGTGGCTTCAGAGCATGGCCTCATATTGGTAGACACTAAATATGAGTTTGGGAAGGCAAATGATGGTTCAATTATGTTGATTGATGAG GTCCATACTCCTGATTCAAGTAGATATTGGATTGCCAATTCTTACCTGGAGCGCTTTCAAAATGGTCTTGAGCCTGAAAATATTGACAAG GAGTTCTTGAGGCTGTGGTTTAAAAGTCACTGCAACCCATATGAAGATGAG GTCCTTCCCGATGCTCCCGAAGATCTTGTTTGTGAGTTATCCTGGCG ATACATTTTCTTGTACGAGACTATAACAAACTCAAAGTTTGAGATGCCATTGACAGAG GAGCCTATTCATGACCGAATTTCTCGAAATGTTGCATCTGCACTGTCATCTTTAAAGTAG